In Spirosoma linguale DSM 74, one genomic interval encodes:
- a CDS encoding transcriptional regulator, XRE family (KEGG: hypothetical protein) has protein sequence MEALRYKIIKSEKQYRDYCTDLETLVTGNDQGENTQDEIELLTYLIEKWDAEHNSFEDVDPIELLTALMSEKSLKAKDLTQILGVSKSLVSDILHYKRGLSKEIIRTLSSYFSVSQEAFNRPYKLKVPANSHFKNASVMNTRKDLQLA, from the coding sequence ATGGAAGCACTCCGCTATAAAATAATAAAGTCCGAGAAGCAATATCGTGACTACTGTACTGATTTAGAAACGCTAGTAACTGGAAACGATCAAGGAGAAAATACGCAGGATGAAATCGAGTTGCTCACTTATTTGATTGAAAAGTGGGATGCCGAACATAACTCCTTCGAGGATGTAGATCCCATTGAGTTACTCACCGCATTGATGAGCGAGAAATCGCTTAAAGCGAAAGATCTGACCCAGATTTTGGGCGTAAGTAAAAGTCTTGTTTCAGATATTTTGCACTATAAGAGGGGGTTGTCTAAAGAGATCATCAGAACACTTTCTAGCTACTTTAGCGTTTCCCAGGAAGCCTTCAACCGGCCCTATAAATTGAAGGTACCAGCAAATAGCCACTTTAAGAATGCCAGTGTTATGAACACTAGAAAAGACCTGCAATTGGCTTAG
- a CDS encoding Helix-turn-helix, AraC domain protein (SMART: Helix-turn-helix, AraC domain~KEGG: ppr:PBPRB1690 hypothetical protein), which produces MLQLLTDKPPHFVEQVIDCIDYYQFTRVAQISQYFKCSEKKLYRTFLAYYDLGPKEYLQLLQFRKCLWHMTLQPKLSLDEIAFQNNYFDTPHLGRAFQHFTQQRPTSLRTQLVSVDGQVLITSLD; this is translated from the coding sequence TTGCTACAGTTGCTTACGGACAAACCGCCTCATTTTGTGGAGCAGGTTATAGACTGTATTGACTATTATCAATTTACTCGGGTAGCCCAAATTAGTCAATATTTCAAATGTTCTGAAAAAAAGCTGTATCGCACCTTCCTGGCCTACTATGATTTAGGCCCTAAAGAGTACTTACAACTTTTACAATTTCGTAAATGTCTATGGCATATGACCCTGCAACCAAAGCTCAGCTTGGATGAGATTGCTTTTCAAAATAACTATTTTGATACGCCTCACTTGGGACGCGCCTTTCAACACTTTACCCAACAGCGTCCTACCTCGCTTAGGACGCAACTGGTCAGCGTTGACGGTCAAGTACTCATTACCAGCTTGGATTAA
- a CDS encoding Integrase catalytic region (PFAM: Integrase catalytic region~KEGG: cps:CPS_3122 ISCps9, transposase orfB) — MKQFEHQVSRTLLCQWLSVPRSVSYYQPQSGRPGAKPSQVTMKLDGSWVDNQLVVLSIRQLLDVEFNALGYEYITHELKKEYLINKKKVYRLMQEHNLLLGKVFRPTGKREFVKFRRIVATKPLEYLCWDIKYVWVQGERRNYYLLSVIDVYSRKILDWLFQGSIRQIDLINLFRRINRSHELKGVILRNDNGSQFIAHSVRNFLKSSEIKQEFTHVATPEENSYIEAFHSILEHDVIERNEFASYYEAKEMLGRYFSHYNHHRLHRSIGFITPQQKWEEAELVFDTIFSENLSS, encoded by the coding sequence ATGAAGCAGTTCGAACATCAAGTAAGTCGTACCCTGTTATGCCAGTGGCTTAGCGTGCCTCGGAGCGTGTCTTATTACCAACCTCAATCAGGTAGGCCTGGGGCAAAGCCCAGCCAGGTAACCATGAAACTGGATGGATCGTGGGTGGACAATCAACTGGTCGTGCTCAGTATTCGGCAACTGCTGGATGTTGAGTTCAATGCCCTTGGCTACGAATACATCACCCACGAGTTGAAAAAAGAGTACTTGATTAATAAAAAAAAGGTATATCGGCTCATGCAGGAGCATAATTTACTTCTGGGCAAAGTGTTCCGGCCGACAGGTAAGCGGGAGTTCGTTAAATTCAGACGAATTGTAGCTACCAAGCCCTTAGAATACCTATGTTGGGATATCAAGTACGTCTGGGTACAAGGGGAACGACGGAATTACTATCTGTTGAGCGTCATTGATGTGTATAGCCGCAAAATTCTGGATTGGCTATTCCAAGGCAGTATTCGCCAAATCGACTTGATCAATCTTTTTCGACGAATAAATCGGAGTCATGAACTGAAAGGGGTCATTTTGCGCAATGATAATGGCAGTCAATTCATTGCTCATTCAGTGCGTAACTTTTTGAAAAGCTCAGAGATCAAGCAGGAATTCACGCACGTAGCCACCCCTGAAGAGAACTCGTACATTGAAGCTTTTCACAGTATTCTAGAACATGATGTGATTGAGCGAAATGAGTTTGCCAGCTACTATGAGGCCAAAGAAATGTTAGGGCGTTATTTTTCCCATTACAACCATCATCGATTGCACCGTTCGATCGGTTTTATTACACCGCAGCAAAAGTGGGAGGAAGCAGAGTTAGTTTTTGACACAATCTTTTCAGAAAATCTGTCCAGTTAA
- a CDS encoding heavy metal efflux pump, CzcA family (TIGRFAM: heavy metal efflux pump, CzcA family~PFAM: acriflavin resistance protein; outer membrane efflux protein~KEGG: har:HEAR1600 RND divalent metal cation efflux transporter): MLDSIIRFSIRNKLIIGLLTLVLIGWGSYALNRLPIDALPDITSNQVQVITRSPALAAQEVERLITFPVEQTMATIPDITQIRSISRFGLSVVTLVFKDATDLYWARQQVDERLSEARAQIPPGTGEPTLGPISTGLGEIYQYVLYAKPGYEKRYSPMELRSMQDWVVRRQLLGTPGVADVSSFGGLLKQYEIAVDPDRLRSYGLSIGDLFTALEKNNQNTGGAYIDKKPNAYFIRSEGLVGSLADMGRIVVRRTAGGVPVLIRDVAQVRFGSAVRYGALTRNGDGEAVGAVVLMLKGENANEVIGRVKTKIDQIQRTLPEGVAIHVFLDRSALVGRAIHTVTRNLIEGALIVIFVLILFLGNWRAGLVVASVIPLAMLFAIGMMSLFGVSGNLMSLGAIDFGLIVDGAVIIVEATLHHLAGRRVKRFTQSQMDEEVFEAASRIRSSAAFGEIIILIVYLPILALVGIEGKMFRPMAQVVSFAILGAFILSLTYVPMVSALLLSKTIRQQPTLSDRMMGFFYRLYDPAIRWALRAKWLVLGVALGLLVGAGWLFSRLGGEFIPELSEGDFAVELRTLTGSSLSQTEDKFLQSARLLLKQFPEVREVIGKIGAGEIPTDPMPIEAGDLMVLLKPQTEWTSADNQEELADKMAEALEAIPGVTYGFQQPIQMRFNELISGAKQDVAVKLFGEDLTELQRLAGQLGRIVGAVPGATDLYVEQVQGLPQIVVAVDREALARYGLSVDEVNRTLSAAFAGESAGIVYEGERRYDLVVRLANQSRRSIEDVRALTVSVPDGTPVPLGQLASVSLKPGPNQIQREDAKRRLTIAFNVRGRDVESVVRELQGKIDAQIKLPTGYSITYGGQFENLIEARERLTIAVPVALALIFLLLFVTFGSVRQAGLIFTAIPLSAIGGVIALWLRDMPFSISAGVGFIALFGVAVLNGIVLMAEFNRIRREQGVTDLHEVIYQGTAARLRPVLMTATVASLGFLPMALSTTAGAEVQKPLATVVIGGLITATLLTLLVLPILYYLEESWFGQRKDTPGEATLAKPTSGIASSWLLIGLLAASLVAGTTSASAQVNTQAPVTRSLSLEGALQQTFQNNPLVRVSTLTVGVQQALRGTANDLGKTDVSVSLGQYNSPYFDQSISVGQRFPAPALIRSQRRLLDARVSGAEAEGRVTRQELALQTKSAYYELVYLRSLRGELLRQDSLLRAVVQASAVRKRTGEGTLLEQTAAEVESRQLQLALRQNQSDELIRLRRLQTLLGAETLPYIEDSVLTVRSLRLPPIDSSALTQNPELALLIQQLDLTRRETDVERARLKPDFALTLTNQSLRGFYPLADGTEQYYNAAHRFMYGQVGIAIPLVAKPQRARIRAAELAQQRAEASLTARQRSLRGSYDELVQAYRKNEQTLSYFQQSALPQAALIRQTAERSYRAGEIGYVELLQNLRTVIGIQTGYLAALNEYNQTVINLEFILGSTQP; the protein is encoded by the coding sequence ATGCTGGATTCCATCATCCGATTTTCTATTCGGAATAAACTTATCATTGGCCTGCTGACGCTGGTGCTGATTGGGTGGGGTAGTTACGCCCTCAACCGTTTACCGATCGATGCACTGCCCGACATTACCAGTAATCAGGTGCAGGTCATTACCCGCTCCCCGGCCCTGGCCGCCCAGGAGGTAGAGCGGCTGATTACCTTTCCCGTCGAACAGACGATGGCCACTATTCCCGATATAACCCAAATCCGCTCGATCTCGCGCTTTGGGTTGTCGGTCGTTACGCTGGTCTTTAAAGACGCTACCGACCTGTACTGGGCTCGCCAGCAGGTAGACGAGCGACTTTCCGAAGCTCGCGCTCAGATTCCCCCCGGCACGGGCGAACCCACGTTAGGACCCATCAGTACGGGTCTTGGCGAAATCTATCAGTACGTCCTCTATGCCAAACCCGGCTACGAAAAACGCTATTCTCCCATGGAGTTGCGTTCCATGCAGGACTGGGTTGTCCGAAGGCAGCTCCTGGGTACACCCGGCGTGGCCGACGTGAGCAGCTTTGGGGGACTATTAAAACAGTATGAAATTGCCGTTGATCCGGATCGGCTCCGTTCGTACGGGCTTAGCATCGGTGATTTGTTTACGGCGCTGGAAAAAAATAACCAGAACACGGGTGGGGCCTACATTGATAAAAAGCCTAACGCGTATTTCATCCGCTCCGAAGGGCTGGTGGGAAGTTTGGCCGATATGGGTCGCATCGTCGTTCGGCGCACGGCCGGGGGTGTGCCCGTGTTGATTCGGGATGTGGCCCAGGTACGCTTTGGCTCCGCTGTGCGCTATGGGGCCCTGACACGCAACGGGGACGGAGAAGCCGTCGGGGCCGTCGTCCTGATGCTGAAAGGCGAAAACGCTAATGAGGTCATTGGCCGGGTAAAAACCAAGATTGACCAGATTCAACGGACCCTGCCTGAAGGCGTCGCGATCCATGTATTTCTGGATCGCTCAGCATTAGTGGGCCGGGCGATCCACACCGTGACCCGGAATCTTATCGAGGGAGCCCTGATTGTGATTTTCGTCCTGATCCTGTTTCTGGGCAACTGGCGGGCGGGGCTGGTGGTGGCCTCAGTTATTCCCCTGGCGATGCTCTTTGCGATCGGTATGATGAGTCTGTTCGGCGTTTCAGGAAACCTGATGAGTCTGGGGGCCATCGATTTCGGCCTGATCGTGGACGGGGCCGTTATTATCGTTGAGGCCACCCTGCATCATCTGGCAGGGCGTCGGGTGAAGCGCTTTACCCAGTCGCAAATGGATGAGGAGGTGTTCGAAGCCGCCAGCCGTATCCGCTCCTCAGCCGCTTTCGGTGAAATTATTATCCTCATCGTTTATCTACCTATCCTGGCCCTGGTTGGCATCGAAGGCAAGATGTTTCGACCAATGGCGCAGGTGGTAAGCTTCGCTATCCTGGGGGCATTTATCCTTTCCCTGACCTACGTACCCATGGTATCGGCCCTGCTGCTGAGTAAAACCATCCGTCAGCAGCCAACCCTTTCCGATCGGATGATGGGCTTCTTCTACCGGTTGTATGATCCCGCTATCCGGTGGGCGCTGCGCGCGAAATGGCTCGTGTTGGGTGTAGCCCTTGGGCTGCTGGTGGGTGCCGGATGGCTTTTCAGCCGCTTGGGGGGCGAATTTATTCCCGAACTGAGCGAGGGTGATTTCGCCGTGGAACTGCGCACCCTGACGGGTTCCTCCCTGAGCCAGACCGAGGACAAGTTTCTGCAATCGGCCCGGTTGCTACTCAAGCAGTTTCCTGAAGTGCGGGAAGTGATTGGTAAAATCGGGGCGGGTGAGATTCCCACCGATCCCATGCCCATCGAAGCCGGCGATTTGATGGTCCTGCTCAAGCCCCAGACCGAATGGACTTCGGCCGATAATCAGGAAGAACTGGCGGACAAAATGGCCGAAGCGCTCGAAGCGATTCCTGGCGTTACCTACGGCTTTCAGCAACCCATCCAGATGCGGTTCAATGAGTTGATTTCGGGGGCTAAGCAGGACGTGGCCGTCAAATTATTCGGGGAGGACCTCACCGAGTTGCAGCGGCTGGCGGGCCAGCTTGGGCGCATCGTTGGGGCGGTGCCAGGCGCCACGGATCTCTACGTGGAGCAGGTGCAGGGGCTACCCCAGATTGTCGTCGCCGTAGATCGGGAGGCCCTGGCCCGCTACGGTCTTTCGGTCGATGAAGTGAACCGAACGCTCAGCGCGGCCTTTGCCGGGGAGAGCGCGGGCATCGTCTATGAAGGAGAACGCCGGTATGATCTGGTCGTTCGGCTGGCGAATCAGAGCCGACGAAGCATTGAAGATGTGCGGGCGCTGACTGTTTCGGTACCTGACGGGACACCCGTGCCGCTGGGTCAGTTAGCCAGCGTCAGCCTGAAGCCAGGGCCGAATCAGATTCAGCGGGAAGATGCCAAACGGCGGCTGACTATCGCCTTTAACGTCCGGGGTCGTGACGTAGAGAGTGTGGTCCGGGAATTACAGGGTAAAATTGACGCCCAGATTAAACTACCCACTGGTTACTCGATCACCTACGGCGGGCAGTTCGAGAATTTGATCGAAGCGCGCGAACGCCTAACTATTGCGGTGCCGGTGGCGCTGGCCCTGATCTTTCTGCTTTTATTTGTCACGTTTGGGTCGGTACGGCAGGCCGGGCTGATTTTTACGGCCATTCCCCTGTCAGCCATTGGGGGCGTGATTGCCCTGTGGCTACGCGACATGCCCTTTAGTATTTCGGCGGGCGTTGGCTTTATTGCCCTGTTTGGGGTAGCCGTACTCAATGGCATTGTGCTCATGGCTGAATTCAACCGCATCCGGCGCGAGCAAGGGGTCACCGACCTCCACGAAGTCATCTATCAGGGTACGGCCGCACGGCTGCGCCCCGTCTTGATGACGGCGACGGTCGCTTCCCTGGGCTTTCTGCCGATGGCCCTGTCAACCACAGCCGGTGCGGAAGTGCAGAAACCCCTGGCCACGGTCGTCATCGGTGGGTTGATTACGGCGACACTGCTGACCTTGCTGGTCCTGCCCATTCTGTACTACCTGGAGGAAAGCTGGTTTGGCCAACGAAAGGACACGCCCGGTGAGGCTACCTTGGCTAAGCCGACTTCAGGAATCGCCTCCAGTTGGTTACTAATTGGCCTGTTGGCCGCCTCGCTGGTGGCTGGTACCACGAGTGCATCGGCGCAGGTGAACACCCAAGCTCCGGTAACCCGATCACTTTCCCTGGAAGGAGCCCTTCAGCAAACGTTTCAGAATAACCCACTGGTCCGGGTCTCCACCCTGACGGTTGGCGTACAGCAGGCGTTACGGGGCACGGCCAACGACCTGGGCAAAACGGATGTATCCGTCTCGCTGGGCCAGTATAATAGCCCTTATTTTGACCAGTCAATCTCGGTGGGCCAGCGGTTTCCCGCTCCGGCTCTCATCCGGAGTCAGCGCCGACTCCTGGATGCCCGCGTCAGCGGGGCTGAAGCGGAAGGCCGCGTGACCCGTCAGGAACTGGCCCTGCAAACCAAATCAGCGTACTACGAGCTGGTTTATCTCCGATCCCTGCGGGGCGAGCTGCTCCGGCAGGATAGTCTGCTGCGGGCGGTGGTGCAGGCCTCAGCGGTCAGAAAGCGCACTGGTGAAGGGACCCTGCTGGAACAAACAGCGGCTGAGGTAGAATCCCGGCAGCTCCAGTTGGCCTTGCGGCAAAACCAGTCAGATGAACTGATCCGGCTCCGACGCCTGCAAACGCTGCTGGGAGCCGAGACACTGCCCTACATCGAGGATTCGGTGCTGACCGTTCGTTCTCTCCGCTTGCCCCCCATCGACTCATCCGCCCTGACGCAGAATCCCGAGCTGGCCCTGTTAATCCAGCAGCTTGACCTAACCCGGCGGGAAACGGACGTTGAGCGGGCGCGGCTCAAGCCCGACTTTGCCCTGACGCTGACGAATCAGTCACTGCGGGGATTTTATCCACTGGCCGACGGGACGGAACAATACTATAACGCGGCCCACCGGTTTATGTATGGACAGGTGGGCATCGCCATTCCGCTGGTTGCCAAGCCCCAGCGAGCCCGGATTCGGGCCGCCGAATTGGCCCAGCAGCGAGCCGAAGCGAGCCTGACTGCCCGACAGCGAAGCCTTCGAGGGTCTTACGATGAACTGGTGCAGGCGTACCGCAAGAATGAGCAGACACTCTCCTATTTTCAGCAATCGGCACTGCCCCAGGCTGCGCTGATTCGACAGACGGCCGAGCGGTCCTACCGGGCGGGCGAAATTGGCTACGTGGAACTGCTCCAAAACCTGCGCACCGTCATTGGTATTCAAACGGGCTACCTGGCCGCTCTCAACGAGTACAACCAAACGGTTATCAACCTTGAATTTATCCTGGGAAGTACGCAACCATGA
- a CDS encoding transposase IS3/IS911 family protein (PFAM: transposase IS3/IS911 family protein~KEGG: ccs:CCNA_02813 transposase), whose protein sequence is MSKLRRSFTPEDRYSIVQEAIRDGHADTCRKYNLSPSLLRKWRLKYLSKGKEGLKDSYARVDPQLRVLEEENDRLKRIVAKQALELEIKSELLKKTTIQPRRN, encoded by the coding sequence ATGAGCAAACTAAGGCGGAGTTTTACTCCCGAAGACCGCTATTCCATCGTCCAGGAAGCAATCCGTGACGGCCATGCTGACACCTGTCGCAAATACAATCTATCCCCTTCATTGCTGCGCAAATGGCGATTGAAATATTTAAGCAAAGGCAAAGAAGGCCTCAAAGATTCCTATGCACGCGTCGATCCCCAGCTTCGAGTGCTGGAAGAAGAAAATGATCGCCTGAAGCGGATTGTAGCAAAACAAGCTTTGGAACTGGAGATCAAAAGCGAACTGCTAAAAAAAACGACTATTCAACCTCGGAGAAACTAG
- a CDS encoding Protein of unknown function DUF2136 (PFAM: Protein of unknown function DUF2136~KEGG: cak:Caul_4863 hypothetical protein): protein MKVHLIRKETIEAYTEKNARSKSSFKIWLTVVKFANWQTPEAIKETFGAADLLGNGTNRVVFDIGGNNYRMICKYAFGKNQVHLFVCWIGTHAQYDKLCKHNEQYTVNHY, encoded by the coding sequence ATGAAAGTTCATCTAATTAGAAAGGAAACCATTGAGGCTTACACCGAGAAGAATGCTCGCAGTAAAAGTTCGTTTAAGATTTGGCTCACCGTCGTAAAGTTTGCCAATTGGCAGACGCCCGAGGCTATTAAAGAGACATTTGGGGCCGCTGATTTGCTAGGTAATGGCACCAACCGGGTTGTATTTGATATTGGCGGGAATAATTATAGAATGATCTGCAAATATGCCTTTGGCAAGAACCAGGTTCATCTCTTTGTTTGCTGGATAGGAACCCATGCCCAATATGATAAGCTCTGTAAGCACAACGAACAATATACTGTAAATCACTATTAA
- a CDS encoding hypothetical protein (KEGG: sew:SeSA_A3381 ISPsy11, transposase OrfA) yields MLTINSQLMDRLVKLRMKQPKRIMREMAAAVLLGQLNIDQAAERYKVNRMTVLRWIRKIEEEAKAKKQAASTDPDLLPPSSRKSNRPSTPEDQVNQLRAKVRSLEEELETANFKTLYYSTLVRVAKHELGVDIEKKSVTKPSGSC; encoded by the coding sequence ATGTTGACCATAAACAGTCAACTCATGGACAGACTTGTTAAACTACGTATGAAACAGCCAAAACGGATCATGCGTGAAATGGCGGCCGCCGTTCTGCTCGGCCAGCTCAACATTGACCAGGCCGCTGAGCGGTATAAAGTCAATCGAATGACGGTACTGCGCTGGATCAGAAAAATCGAAGAGGAAGCCAAAGCCAAGAAACAAGCTGCCTCAACTGATCCTGATTTATTGCCTCCTTCCTCAAGAAAGTCAAACCGGCCTTCTACCCCAGAGGACCAAGTCAATCAACTGCGGGCCAAGGTGCGTTCGCTCGAAGAAGAACTGGAAACGGCTAACTTTAAAACTCTTTATTATTCGACGCTGGTACGAGTAGCTAAACATGAGCTGGGGGTCGATATTGAAAAAAAGTCCGTTACCAAGCCATCCGGTTCATGCTGA
- a CDS encoding Integrase catalytic region (PFAM: Integrase catalytic region~KEGG: rpi:Rpic_3619 integrase catalytic region): MNYPNLHIRQLEGALGFSRQGYYQYWQRQAGQINHDEAILGLVKKARKDHPRMGGKKLYELIKEELIGKGIKTGRDLLFDLLAANRLLIRRRRRRVRTTFSGHPYRKYPNLIKELIVERPNQLWVSDITYWFTQCGCLYISFVTDAYSKRIMGYCVAPTLEAVHCKTALQMALKKINRRTARELIHHSDRGIQYGSALYIGLLDAYHVQISMTETGDPLENAIAERVNGIIKNEYLAHRAVYSLAQAELVLEQAVFLYNYKRPHLSCDMLVPDQAHQKEGKLKRRWKNYYPQNQEVVVVNNENRA; encoded by the coding sequence ATGAACTATCCCAATCTGCATATTCGGCAGTTGGAGGGTGCGCTTGGTTTCTCCCGGCAAGGCTACTACCAATACTGGCAACGGCAAGCCGGCCAGATCAATCATGATGAAGCTATTCTAGGGCTGGTCAAGAAGGCTCGTAAAGATCATCCGCGAATGGGTGGTAAAAAACTCTATGAGCTGATCAAAGAGGAACTGATTGGAAAGGGGATAAAAACAGGCAGGGATCTATTGTTTGACTTACTAGCAGCTAACCGCCTGTTAATCAGGAGAAGAAGGCGGAGGGTACGAACTACCTTTTCGGGTCATCCATACCGCAAGTACCCGAACCTGATCAAGGAATTGATAGTGGAAAGGCCCAACCAATTGTGGGTGTCGGACATAACCTACTGGTTTACTCAGTGCGGATGTCTGTACATATCGTTCGTCACCGACGCCTATTCCAAACGAATCATGGGTTATTGTGTCGCCCCGACATTGGAGGCAGTTCATTGTAAGACTGCTCTACAGATGGCGCTGAAAAAGATTAATCGGCGAACGGCCAGGGAGTTAATTCATCATTCCGACCGAGGTATTCAGTATGGAAGCGCCCTCTATATTGGGTTATTAGACGCTTATCATGTTCAGATCAGTATGACCGAAACGGGTGATCCACTGGAGAATGCTATCGCTGAACGGGTGAATGGAATCATCAAGAATGAGTATCTAGCTCACCGAGCGGTGTACTCGTTAGCCCAGGCCGAGCTCGTGCTTGAGCAAGCCGTTTTTCTCTACAACTATAAACGGCCACATCTCAGTTGTGACATGCTGGTGCCTGATCAAGCTCACCAAAAGGAAGGAAAACTTAAGCGAAGATGGAAGAACTACTATCCTCAAAATCAGGAGGTGGTTGTAGTAAATAATGAAAATAGAGCTTAA